Genomic DNA from Gimesia aquarii:
AACCGCGTTATGTTTATGCGGTTCGCGTCGATCAGAAGGCAACCGGTATTCATTTCTCTGATAATATTCTAGACCCAGGTCGAGAGGGCATCAGCAATATTGAAATTAGGGAATAGAAATGGAATTGGAATGAGAGATCGGTGAATCATCGAATTTGTGGCCAGGATTCAGAGACAATGAAAGTGCGATTGATTTCGTGGCAAATCGTGTCTTGGCATGCCAGGACACTGACGAGCAAAGGTCGCTCTTCATTCAAAAAGTGCGCATCAAGCTGGCTTTTTAACTCTTCAAACGAGTTTAAATCTCCACTTTGAGAATGACTCACTTCAGGAGACAACCAATACGGTTTATGCAACACGCGAAACATGAGATGACTGTTCTGGTCATTGAGCCAGAGGATTTCTGAATGGCGTATCCAAGTCCCTTTCAAATGCGAGGCCGACATATTCTCAGGCAACTGGTGCGGACGGGCTACATGAGGGTGATAAAAAATATAACCTTTCACAAATGCTTGACGCTGAGTCACTTCCGGAAAGTATTTTTGACTGAATGGCAGCTGATGCTCCAATAAACGTTTGATCTTCTTTTCGAACGTATCTACAGCATTGGGGCCAATGAAGTGGCTGCCTGTTTCATTGTCTTCAGGAAAATGTAAATAGAATTTGACCGCGGTTTCCCAGTGAGTGAGAACACCTGTTTTGTCTTCAAAAAGAAAGTCAATCTCGCCGACCGTTCGGTTTTCCTCAAAGATTTGCTGTTGCTGTTTAACGATTTTTAGTTTGCAAATCGCTTCCAGCCAATACAAAACCAGTCCCTCAAAGTAGGTGCCCACTCGGAAATTTGAATACTGTTCTAGAAAGGCCGCCAGATCTTGT
This window encodes:
- a CDS encoding DUF1853 family protein, with the translated sequence MKEEPGSQPAQDTSDSQYVRDLKWAITSPSLITGSNVEAKMPRFIDETPIDEQDLAAFLEQYSNFRVGTYFEGLVLYWLEAICKLKIVKQQQQIFEENRTVGEIDFLFEDKTGVLTHWETAVKFYLHFPEDNETGSHFIGPNAVDTFEKKIKRLLEHQLPFSQKYFPEVTQRQAFVKGYIFYHPHVARPHQLPENMSASHLKGTWIRHSEILWLNDQNSHLMFRVLHKPYWLSPEVSHSQSGDLNSFEELKSQLDAHFLNEERPLLVSVLACQDTICHEINRTFIVSESWPQIR